Proteins from a single region of Ailuropoda melanoleuca isolate Jingjing chromosome 15, ASM200744v2, whole genome shotgun sequence:
- the ARSA gene encoding arylsulfatase A isoform X3 encodes MVALWALALALATGLATAGPPNIVLIFADDLGYGDLGSYGHPSSTTPNLDQLAAGGLRFTDFYVPVSLCTPSRAALLTGRLPVRMGLYPGVLEPSSQGGLPLEEVTLAEVLAARGYLTGIAGKWHLGVGPEGAFLPPHQGFHRFLGIPYSHDQGPCQNLTCFPPSTPCDGSCDQGLVPIPLLANLSVEAQPPWLPGLEARYVAFARDLMADAQRQGRPFFLYYASHHTHYPQFGGQSFSGRSGRGPFGDSLMELDAAVGALMTAVGDLGLLGETLVIFTADNGPETMRMSHGGCSGLLRCGKGTTFEGGVREPALAFWPGHIAPGVTHELASSLDILPTLAALTGAPLPNVTLDGVDLSPLLLGTGKSPRQSLFFYSAYPDEVHGVFAVRSGKYKAHFFTQGSIHSDTTPDPACHASNPLTAHEPPLLFDLSEDPGENYNLLGGMAEVAPEAMQALKQLQLLKAQFDASVTFSPSQMARGEDPALQICCQPGCTPRPSCCHCPEPQA; translated from the exons ATGGTGGCACTGTGGGCCCTCGCTCTGGCCTTGGCAACAGGCCTGGCCACTGCTGGCCCACCTAACATCGTGCTGATCTTTGCTGATGACCTGGGCTATGGGGACCTGGGTTCCTATGGGCACCCTAGCTCCACCACCCCCAACCTGGACCAGCTGGCCGCAGGGGGGCTGCGCTTCACTGACTTCTATGTGCCCGTGTCTCTATGCACACCCTCCCG GGCTGCGCTCCTGACTGGCCGACTCCCAGTTCGGATGGGCCTGTACCCTGGAGTTCTGGAGCCCAGCTCCCAAGGGGGTCTgcccctggaggaggtgaccctGGCTGAGGTCCTGGCTGCCCGAGGCTACCTCACAGGGATAGCTGGCAAGTGGCACcttggggtggggcctgaggggGCCTTTCTGCCCCCCCACCAGGGCTTCCATCGATTCCTGGGCATCCCATATTCCCATGACCAG GGCCCCTGCCAGAACCTGACCTGCTTTCCACCGTCCACCCCCTGTGATGGCAGCTGTGACCAGGGCCTGGTCCCTATCCCGCTGTTGGCCAACCTGTCCGTGGAAGCACAGCCCCCGTGGCTGCCTGGACTCGAGGCCCGCTACGTGGCTTTTGCCCGTGACCTCATGGCTGATGCCCAGCGCCAGGGCCGGCCATTTTTCCTGTACTACGCCTCTCAC CACACCCACTACCCCCAGTTCGGTGGGCAGAGCTTCTCTGGGCGCTCGGGCCGAGGGCCATTTGGGGACTCCCTGATGGAGCTGGATGCAGCTGTGGGGGCCCTGATGACAGCTGTGGGGGACCTGGGGCTGCTCGGAGAGACGCTGGTCATTTTCACTGCAGACAACGG GCCTGAGACGATGAGGATGTCCCATGGCGGCTGCTCTGGCCTTCTTCGTTGTGGAAAGGGAACCACCTTCGAGGGGGGTGTCCGAGAGCCTGCCTTGGCCTTCTGGCCAGGCCACATCGCTCCTG GTGTGACCCATGAGCTGGCCAGCTCCCTGGACATCCTGCCCACCCTGGCAGCCCTGACTGGGGCTCCGCTACCCAACGTCACGTTGGATGGTGTTGACCTCAGCCCCCTGCTGCTGGGCACAGGCAAG AGCCCCCGGCAGTCTCTCTTCTTCTATTCGGCCTACCCAGACGAGGTCCATGGGGTCTTTGCTGTGCGGAGTGGGAAGTACAAAGCTCACTTCTTCACCCAGG GCTCTATCCACAGCGACACCACGCCGGACCCTGCCTGCCACGCCTCTAACCCTCTGACTGCCCATGAGCCCCCACTGCTCTTTGACCTGTCTGAGGACCCTGGTGAGAACTACAATCTTCTGGGAGGTATGGCTGAGGTCGCCCCAGAAGCAATGCAGGCGCTGAAGCAACTTCAGCTGCTCAAGGCCCAGTTTGATGCTTCTGTGACCTTCAGCCCCAGCCAGATGGCCCGGGGTGAGGACCCTGCCCTGCAGATCTGTTGTCAGCCTGGCTGCACCCCCCGGCCGTCCTGCTGCCactgcccagagccccaggcctgA
- the ARSA gene encoding arylsulfatase A isoform X1, which translates to MVALWALALALATGLATAGPPNIVLIFADDLGYGDLGSYGHPSSTTPNLDQLAAGGLRFTDFYVPVSLCTPSRLCDLSYRAALLTGRLPVRMGLYPGVLEPSSQGGLPLEEVTLAEVLAARGYLTGIAGKWHLGVGPEGAFLPPHQGFHRFLGIPYSHDQGPCQNLTCFPPSTPCDGSCDQGLVPIPLLANLSVEAQPPWLPGLEARYVAFARDLMADAQRQGRPFFLYYASHHTHYPQFGGQSFSGRSGRGPFGDSLMELDAAVGALMTAVGDLGLLGETLVIFTADNGPETMRMSHGGCSGLLRCGKGTTFEGGVREPALAFWPGHIAPGVTHELASSLDILPTLAALTGAPLPNVTLDGVDLSPLLLGTGKSPRQSLFFYSAYPDEVHGVFAVRSGKYKAHFFTQGSIHSDTTPDPACHASNPLTAHEPPLLFDLSEDPGENYNLLGGMAEVAPEAMQALKQLQLLKAQFDASVTFSPSQMARGEDPALQICCQPGCTPRPSCCHCPEPQA; encoded by the exons ATGGTGGCACTGTGGGCCCTCGCTCTGGCCTTGGCAACAGGCCTGGCCACTGCTGGCCCACCTAACATCGTGCTGATCTTTGCTGATGACCTGGGCTATGGGGACCTGGGTTCCTATGGGCACCCTAGCTCCACCACCCCCAACCTGGACCAGCTGGCCGCAGGGGGGCTGCGCTTCACTGACTTCTATGTGCCCGTGTCTCTATGCACACCCTCCCG ACTCTGTGACTTGTCCTATAGGGCTGCGCTCCTGACTGGCCGACTCCCAGTTCGGATGGGCCTGTACCCTGGAGTTCTGGAGCCCAGCTCCCAAGGGGGTCTgcccctggaggaggtgaccctGGCTGAGGTCCTGGCTGCCCGAGGCTACCTCACAGGGATAGCTGGCAAGTGGCACcttggggtggggcctgaggggGCCTTTCTGCCCCCCCACCAGGGCTTCCATCGATTCCTGGGCATCCCATATTCCCATGACCAG GGCCCCTGCCAGAACCTGACCTGCTTTCCACCGTCCACCCCCTGTGATGGCAGCTGTGACCAGGGCCTGGTCCCTATCCCGCTGTTGGCCAACCTGTCCGTGGAAGCACAGCCCCCGTGGCTGCCTGGACTCGAGGCCCGCTACGTGGCTTTTGCCCGTGACCTCATGGCTGATGCCCAGCGCCAGGGCCGGCCATTTTTCCTGTACTACGCCTCTCAC CACACCCACTACCCCCAGTTCGGTGGGCAGAGCTTCTCTGGGCGCTCGGGCCGAGGGCCATTTGGGGACTCCCTGATGGAGCTGGATGCAGCTGTGGGGGCCCTGATGACAGCTGTGGGGGACCTGGGGCTGCTCGGAGAGACGCTGGTCATTTTCACTGCAGACAACGG GCCTGAGACGATGAGGATGTCCCATGGCGGCTGCTCTGGCCTTCTTCGTTGTGGAAAGGGAACCACCTTCGAGGGGGGTGTCCGAGAGCCTGCCTTGGCCTTCTGGCCAGGCCACATCGCTCCTG GTGTGACCCATGAGCTGGCCAGCTCCCTGGACATCCTGCCCACCCTGGCAGCCCTGACTGGGGCTCCGCTACCCAACGTCACGTTGGATGGTGTTGACCTCAGCCCCCTGCTGCTGGGCACAGGCAAG AGCCCCCGGCAGTCTCTCTTCTTCTATTCGGCCTACCCAGACGAGGTCCATGGGGTCTTTGCTGTGCGGAGTGGGAAGTACAAAGCTCACTTCTTCACCCAGG GCTCTATCCACAGCGACACCACGCCGGACCCTGCCTGCCACGCCTCTAACCCTCTGACTGCCCATGAGCCCCCACTGCTCTTTGACCTGTCTGAGGACCCTGGTGAGAACTACAATCTTCTGGGAGGTATGGCTGAGGTCGCCCCAGAAGCAATGCAGGCGCTGAAGCAACTTCAGCTGCTCAAGGCCCAGTTTGATGCTTCTGTGACCTTCAGCCCCAGCCAGATGGCCCGGGGTGAGGACCCTGCCCTGCAGATCTGTTGTCAGCCTGGCTGCACCCCCCGGCCGTCCTGCTGCCactgcccagagccccaggcctgA
- the ARSA gene encoding arylsulfatase A isoform X2, whose protein sequence is MVALWALALALATGLATAGPPNIVLIFADDLGYGDLGSYGHPSSTTPNLDQLAAGGLRFTDFYVPVSLCTPSRLCDLSYRAALLTGRLPVRMGLYPGVLEPSSQGGLPLEEVTLAEVLAARGYLTGIAGKWHLGVGPEGAFLPPHQGFHRFLGIPYSHDQGPCQNLTCFPPSTPCDGSCDQGLVPIPLLANLSVEAQPPWLPGLEARYVAFARDLMADAQRQGRPFFLYYASHFGGQSFSGRSGRGPFGDSLMELDAAVGALMTAVGDLGLLGETLVIFTADNGPETMRMSHGGCSGLLRCGKGTTFEGGVREPALAFWPGHIAPGVTHELASSLDILPTLAALTGAPLPNVTLDGVDLSPLLLGTGKSPRQSLFFYSAYPDEVHGVFAVRSGKYKAHFFTQGSIHSDTTPDPACHASNPLTAHEPPLLFDLSEDPGENYNLLGGMAEVAPEAMQALKQLQLLKAQFDASVTFSPSQMARGEDPALQICCQPGCTPRPSCCHCPEPQA, encoded by the exons ATGGTGGCACTGTGGGCCCTCGCTCTGGCCTTGGCAACAGGCCTGGCCACTGCTGGCCCACCTAACATCGTGCTGATCTTTGCTGATGACCTGGGCTATGGGGACCTGGGTTCCTATGGGCACCCTAGCTCCACCACCCCCAACCTGGACCAGCTGGCCGCAGGGGGGCTGCGCTTCACTGACTTCTATGTGCCCGTGTCTCTATGCACACCCTCCCG ACTCTGTGACTTGTCCTATAGGGCTGCGCTCCTGACTGGCCGACTCCCAGTTCGGATGGGCCTGTACCCTGGAGTTCTGGAGCCCAGCTCCCAAGGGGGTCTgcccctggaggaggtgaccctGGCTGAGGTCCTGGCTGCCCGAGGCTACCTCACAGGGATAGCTGGCAAGTGGCACcttggggtggggcctgaggggGCCTTTCTGCCCCCCCACCAGGGCTTCCATCGATTCCTGGGCATCCCATATTCCCATGACCAG GGCCCCTGCCAGAACCTGACCTGCTTTCCACCGTCCACCCCCTGTGATGGCAGCTGTGACCAGGGCCTGGTCCCTATCCCGCTGTTGGCCAACCTGTCCGTGGAAGCACAGCCCCCGTGGCTGCCTGGACTCGAGGCCCGCTACGTGGCTTTTGCCCGTGACCTCATGGCTGATGCCCAGCGCCAGGGCCGGCCATTTTTCCTGTACTACGCCTCTCAC TTCGGTGGGCAGAGCTTCTCTGGGCGCTCGGGCCGAGGGCCATTTGGGGACTCCCTGATGGAGCTGGATGCAGCTGTGGGGGCCCTGATGACAGCTGTGGGGGACCTGGGGCTGCTCGGAGAGACGCTGGTCATTTTCACTGCAGACAACGG GCCTGAGACGATGAGGATGTCCCATGGCGGCTGCTCTGGCCTTCTTCGTTGTGGAAAGGGAACCACCTTCGAGGGGGGTGTCCGAGAGCCTGCCTTGGCCTTCTGGCCAGGCCACATCGCTCCTG GTGTGACCCATGAGCTGGCCAGCTCCCTGGACATCCTGCCCACCCTGGCAGCCCTGACTGGGGCTCCGCTACCCAACGTCACGTTGGATGGTGTTGACCTCAGCCCCCTGCTGCTGGGCACAGGCAAG AGCCCCCGGCAGTCTCTCTTCTTCTATTCGGCCTACCCAGACGAGGTCCATGGGGTCTTTGCTGTGCGGAGTGGGAAGTACAAAGCTCACTTCTTCACCCAGG GCTCTATCCACAGCGACACCACGCCGGACCCTGCCTGCCACGCCTCTAACCCTCTGACTGCCCATGAGCCCCCACTGCTCTTTGACCTGTCTGAGGACCCTGGTGAGAACTACAATCTTCTGGGAGGTATGGCTGAGGTCGCCCCAGAAGCAATGCAGGCGCTGAAGCAACTTCAGCTGCTCAAGGCCCAGTTTGATGCTTCTGTGACCTTCAGCCCCAGCCAGATGGCCCGGGGTGAGGACCCTGCCCTGCAGATCTGTTGTCAGCCTGGCTGCACCCCCCGGCCGTCCTGCTGCCactgcccagagccccaggcctgA